Proteins encoded in a region of the Acipenser ruthenus chromosome 11, fAciRut3.2 maternal haplotype, whole genome shotgun sequence genome:
- the LOC117426582 gene encoding zinc finger protein 226-like, with product MSTVATRNSSLQSRAGGVPSSQRKPYKCSKCERAFNTLAKLERHGRRAHAGERRHSCSGCQQSFADPAELSTHQRHAHGIHRPHKCPLCAKTFALLSSLRVHKRTHVGGQSFLPGSSLQPQQSKIPRGRDYKCLTCGKDFSKPYHLRRHQEVHLTALTHKCPDCGKCFRAKTHLYLHRLVHGTKHKCDRCNKVFVHKAGLQGHLQRFHSRPGGEEEVGGGGGEQAQPLPPEPLNRCSQCPKRFRSAARLAIHRRRFHARQEEKEEEEEATPESKALACTLCDRVFRHSSTLSHHKSRHLRQELRCSVCTHDLANSGSLQLRVRLHHTGGKRPYHCLVCSRTFCAMLTFLRHCEKHQQQDKEGQGARSAK from the coding sequence ATGTCGACCGTCGCCACTCGCAACAGCAGCTTGCAGAGCAGGGCCGGCGGGGTCCCCAGCAGCCAGAGGAAGCCCTACAAGTGCTCCAAATGCGAGCGTGCCTTCAATACCCTGGCCAAGCTGGAGCGGCACGGCCGGAGGGCCCACGCAGGGGAGCGCAGGCACAGCTGCTCGGGCTGCCAGCAGAGCTTCGCGGACCCGGCCGAGCTCTCCACACACCAGCGACACGCCCACGGGATCCACAGACCACACAAGTGCCCGCTGTGCGCCAAGACCTTCGCCCTGCTCTCCAGCCTGCGGGTGCACAAGAGGACCCACGTGGGCGGGCAGAGCTTCCTCCCTGGCTCCAGCCTCCAGCCGCAGCAGAGTAAGATCCCCAGAGGCAGGGATTACAAGTGCCTCACCTGCGGCAAGGACTTCTCCAAGCCCTACCACCTCCGGAGGCACCAGGAGGTGCACCTGACCGCCTTGACCCACAAGTGCCCGGACTGCGGGAAGTGTTTCAGGGCCAAGACTCACCTGTACCTCCACCGGCTCGTGCACGGCACAAAGCACAAGTGTGACCGGTGCAACAAGGTCTTCGTCCACAAGGCGGGGCTTCAGGGTCACCTGCAGAGGTTCCACAGCCGCCCAGGGGGTGAGGAGGaggtaggaggaggaggaggagaacaaGCACAACCACTTCCACCGGAGCCCCTTAACCGGTGCAGCCAGTGCCCGAAGCGCTTCCGATCGGCCGCCCGGCTCGCGATACACCGGCGCCGCTTCCACGCCCGccaagaggagaaggaggaggaggaggaggcgacTCCAGAGAGCAAGGCGTTGGCCTGCACGCTCTGCGACAGGGTTTTCAGGCACTCCTCCACCCTCTCGCACCACAAGAGCAGGCACCTCCGTCAGGAGCTGCGGTGTAGCGTGTGCACCCACGACCTCGCCAACAGCGGCTCCCTGCAGCTCCGGGTCCGCCTGCACCACACCGGCGGGAAGAGGCCTTACCACTGCCTGGTCTGCAGCAGGACCTTCTGCGCCATGCTGACCTTCCTGAGGCACTGCGAGAAGCACCAGCAGCAGGACAAGGAAGGGCAAGGAGCCAGGAGCGCAAAGTAG
- the LOC117963073 gene encoding cyclin-dependent kinase 12-like, with amino-acid sequence METMEEFDRECPMIKTFCQLLSQDEFEEQALSYTERALLDLFRTMDQNPELYERVIRKRKQGELEKASVGSCLKAKFFTAVEGQMNRCNAVGAAELRQRVGHLKEEMKKVQAYAQEAKCAAKRTSKRLAERRQKTPDECDGDEQAPPLCVGPPPSAPPPPPPLPPSTALPEAQTPLRDRTNHRKSQFQMVATPDLLNSYGLSRLNRRCRSSVDLTALSESEPESSSNPHHNIQYELLASIPLKRLRATGIVRSPGGTPLNTPRKSQPKSGEESSPASVFNTALITKFRNALSPPGTSSLDSPERSDSDADSSGFATPHGTP; translated from the exons ATGGAAACGATGGAAGAGTTTGACCGAGAGTGCCCCATGATCAAGACGTTTTGCCAGCTGCTTTCGCAGGACGAGTTTGAGGAGCAAGCCCTGTCCTACACCGAGCGGGCCCTGCTGGACCTGTTTCGCACCATGGACCAGAACCCCGAGCTGTACGAGCGGGTGATCCGGAAGAGGAAACAGGGCGAGCTCGAGAAGGCCAGCGTCGGCTCGTGTTTAAAG GCAAAGTTCTTCACCGCAGTGGAGGGCCAGATGAACCGCTGCAACGCTGTGGGGGCTGCTGAGCTGAGACAAAGGGTGGGGCATCTCAAGGAGGAGATGAAGAAGGTGCAGGCCTACGCTCAAG AAGCGAAATGTGCAGCGAAGAGAACCTCAAAGCGTTTGGCTGAAAGGAGACAGAAAACCCCAGATGAATGTGATGGAGACGAGCAAGCCCCGCCCCTCTGCGTGGGGCCTCccccctcagccccgccccctcctccaCCTCTACCCCCCAGCACTGCGCTGCCCGAAGCACAGACTCCGCTGAGGGACAGGACCAATCACAGGAAG AGCCAGTTTCAGATGGTGGCAACCCCTGATCTGTTGAACAGTTATGGACTCTCGAGACTGAACCGACGTTGCAGGAG CTCAGTGGACCTGACGGCTCTCTCAGAATCTGAACCCGAGAGTTCTTCCAATCCGCACCACAACATCCAGTACGAGCTGCTGGCCAGCATCCCCCTGAAGAGACTCCGTGCCACCGGGATTGTGAG ATCCCCAGGAGGCACTCCATTGAATACCCCCAGAAAGAGCCAGCCAAAGAGCGGAGAGGAGAGTTCCCCAGCCTCCGTGTTCAACACCGCGCTGATCACCAAGTTCCGCAACGCTCTGAGTCCGCCGGGAACGTCTTCACTCGACTCTCCGGAGCGCAGCGACAGCGACGCAGACAGCTCGGGGTTCGCCACGCCCCACGGGACTCCGTGA